A genomic stretch from Arachis stenosperma cultivar V10309 chromosome 3, arast.V10309.gnm1.PFL2, whole genome shotgun sequence includes:
- the LOC130969911 gene encoding tetraspanin-19-like, protein MISIARTLRSFFKFFNSIMGMVGMSMIIYGLWIIKIWLEEREDVPPTFEFVSETWFAYTLICSGVFMCVVTCLGHMAADSMNGYCLSCYMVSMIIILLLEGAVTADILLNSDWEKDLPEDPTGKFSDFMDFVESNFDVCKWIMLVIISAQGLSTIIALVLKAHGPDSNYDSDYDYYTRSRLSLLYHNAQPPPFVPDYSLNNNTCWDEGKYIKNTVATFPRV, encoded by the exons ATGATCTCAATTGCAAGAACCCTAAGATCATTCTTTAAATTCTTTAATTCTATCATGGGAATGGTAGGCATGTCAATGATCATTTATGGTTTATGGATAATCAAAATTTGGCTAGAAGAAAGAGAAGATGTACCGCCTACTTTTGAATTTGTATCTGAGACATG GTTTGCTTATACTTTAATTTGCAGTGGTGTTTTCATGTGTGTGGTAACTTGTCTAGGACATATGGCAGCAGATAGCATGAATGGTTATTGTCTCTCATGT TATATGGTGAGCATGATCATAATTCTTCTGCTGGAGGGTGCAGTAACAGCGGACATTCTCCTCAATTCTGATTGGGAGAAG GACTTGCCTGAGGACCCAACTGGAAAATTCAGCGACTTCATGGATTTTGTGGAGTCAAATTTTGATGTTTGCAAATGGATAATGCTAGTGATCATCTCAGCACAG GGATTATCAACCATAATTGCATTGGTTCTAAAAGCTCATGGTCCTGATTCTAACTATGACAGTGATTATGATTACTATACTCGGTCAAGGCTTTCCCTCCTTTACCATAATGCTCAGCCACCACCTTTTGTTCCTGATTACTCTCTAAATAACAACACATGCTGGGATGAAG